A portion of the Camelus ferus isolate YT-003-E chromosome 16, BCGSAC_Cfer_1.0, whole genome shotgun sequence genome contains these proteins:
- the LOC102522004 gene encoding primary amine oxidase, liver isozyme, protein MALFILLCSVLVMAMGEGGAGSKEGVGKECKPSCPSVSPSAQQWTHHGQSQLFADLSREELAAVMSFLAQKLGPDLVDAAQAQPSDNCVFSIELQLPPKAAALAHLDKGRPPPAREALAIVFFGRQLHPNVTELVVGPLPHPSYMRDVTVQRNGGPLPYHRRPVPIREYLDIDHMIFNRELPQAAGLLHHCCSYKRQEKNLVTMNSAPRGLQSGDRATWFGLYYNNSGAGYYLNPLGLELLVDHKALDPTGWTIQKVFFQGRYYESLAQLEEEFEAGRVNVVVVPDNGTGGSWSLKSPVPPGLSPPLQFHPQGPRFIVQGSRVASSLWTFSFGLGVFTGPRIFDIRFRRERVAYEVSLQEALAVYGGNSPSALRGRYADSNFGLGYFSTPLTRGVDCPYLATYVDWHFLLESQAPKTLHDAFCVFEQNQGLPLRRHHSDETAYYFGGLAETVLVIRSVSTMLNYDYICDLVFHPNGAIEVKVHATGYIGSSFLFGAARRFGNQVGEHTLGTVHTHSVNFKVDLDVGGVENWVWAEDTAFVPTAIPWSPEHQIQRLQVTRKLLETEDQAAFPLGTAPPRYVYLASNHSNKWGHPRGYRIQVVSFPGEPLPQASSMERAFSWARYQLAVTQRKEEEPSSISIYNLNDPWTPTLDFTDFINNETIAGQDLVAWVTTGFLHIPHAEDVPNTVTVGNGVGFFLRPYNFFDQDPSFDSADSIYFRADQDPRACEVNPMACLPKYAACAPDLPAFSHGGFSYN, encoded by the exons ATGGccctcttcattcttttgtgtagTGTTCTGGTGATGGCCATGGGTGAAGGTGGTGCTGGGAGTAAGGAAGGAGTAGGGAAGGAATGTAAACCCAGCTGCCCCTCCGTATCTCCCAGTGCCCAGCAATGGACACACCATGGCCAGAGCCAGCTGTTTGCAGACCTGAGCCGAGAAGAGCTGGCAGCTGTGATGAGCTTTCTGGCCCAGAAACTGGGGCCAGACCTGGTGGACGCAGCCCAGGCCCAACCCTCGGACAACTGTGTCTTCTCAATAGAGCTGCAGCTGCCCCCCAAGGCTGCAGCCTTGGCCCACCTGGACAAGGGGAGACCCCCGCCTGCCCGGGAGGCACTGGCCATCGTCTTCTTTGGTAGACAGCTCCATCCCAACGTGACTGAGCTGGTGGTGGGACCACTGCCCCACCCCTCTTACATGCGGGATGTGACTGTGCAGCGTAATGGGGGACCCCTGCCCTATCACCGACGCCCTGTGCCCATCCGAGAGTACTTGGACATAGACCACATGATCTTCAACAGAGAGCtgccccaggctgctgggctTCTCCATCACTGCTGCTCCTACAAACGCCAAGAAAAGAACCTGGTGACAATGAACTCAGCCCCCCGTGGTTTGCAGTCAGGGGACCGGGCCACCTGGTTTGGCCTCTACTACAACAACTCAGGGGCTGGGTATTACCTGAACCCCTTGGGGTTGGAACTACTGGTAGACCACAAGGCTCTGGACCCCACCGGCTGGACCATCCAGAAAGTGTTCTTTCAAGGCCGCTACTATGAGAGTCTGGCCCAGCTGGAGGAAGAGTTTGAGGCTGGCCGGGTGAATGTGGTGGTGGTCCCAGACAATGGCACAGGTGGGTCCTGGTCCCTGAAATCCCCAGTGCCCCCGGGTCTGTCTCCCCCTCTGCAGTTCCATCCCCAGGGTCCTCGCTTCATTGTCCAGGGGAGTCGAGTGGCCTCCTCATTGTGGACTTTCTCCTTTGGCCTTGGAGTTTTCACTGGCCCAAGGATCTTTGACATCCGCTTCCGAAGGGAGAGAGTGGCCTATGAGGTCAGCCTCCAGGAGGCCTTGGCCGTCTACGGTGGAAATTCTCCTTCTGCTCTGAGAGGCCGGTATGCGGACAGCAACTTTGGCTTGGGCTACTTCTCCACACCTCTGACCCGTGGGGTGGACTGCCCCTATCTGGCCACCTACGTGGACTGGCACTTCCTTTTGGAGTCCCAAGCCCCCAAGACACTACACGATGCCTTCTGTGTGTTTGAGCAGAACCAGGGCCTCCCACTGAGGCGACACCACTCAGATGAGACCGCCTACTATTTTGGGGGCCTTGCAGAGACAGTGCTGGTTATCAGATCTGTGTCCACCATGCTCAACTATGACTATATATGCGATTTGGTCTTCCACCCCAATGGGGCCATAGAAGTCAAAGTCCATGCCACGGGCTATATTGGTTCATCGTTCCTCTTTGGTGCTGCCCGAAGATTTGGAAACCAGGTTGGGGAGCACACGCTGGGCACCGTCCATACTCACAGTGTCAACTTCAAGGTGGATCTTGATGTGGGAG GAGTGGAGAACTGGGTCTGGGCTGAAGACACGGCTTTTGTCCCCACGGCGATACCCTGGAGTCCTGAGCACCAGATACAGAGGCTGCAGGTGACCCGGAAGTTGCTGGAGACGGAAGACCAGGCTGCCTTCCCCCTGGGAACTGCCCCGCCTCGCTACGTGTACCTGGCCAGCAACCACAGCAACAAGTGGGGCCACCCTCGGGGCTACCGCATCCAGGTGGTCAGCTTTCCTGGGGAGCCGCTGCCCCAGGCCAGCTCCATGGAGAGAGCCTTCAGCTGGGCGAG GTACCAGCTGGCTGTGACCCAGCGGAAGGAGGAGGagcccagcagcatcagcatctaCAATTTGAATGACCCCTGGACCCCGACCTTGGACTTCACGGACTTCATCAACAATGAGACCATCGCTGGGCAG GACCTGGTGGCCTGGGTGACAACCGGTTTCCTGCACATCCCACATGCAGAGGACGTTCCCAATACGGTGACTGTAGGGAACGGAGTGGGCTTCTTCCTCCGGCCCTACAACTTCTTTGACCAGGACCCCTCCTTTGACTCTGCTGACTCCATCTACTTCCGGGCAGACCAGGATCCTAGGGCTTGTGAGGTCAACCCCATGGCTTGCCTCCCCAAGTATGCAGCCTGTGCCCCGgacctccctgccttctcccacGGGGGCTTCTCTTACAACTAG
- the LOC102514422 gene encoding membrane primary amine oxidase isoform X2 produces the protein MNQKTTLVLLALAIITIFALVCVLLAGRGGDGGESSLPAFCPSVSPSAQPWTHRGHSQLFADLSREELAAVMRFLTQKLGPGLVDAAQAQPSDNCVFSIELQLPPKAAALAHLDKGRPPPAREALAIVFFGRQLHPNVTELVVGPLPHPSYMRDVTVQRNGGPLPYHRRPVPIREYLDIDHMIFNRELPQAAGLLHHCCSYKRQGQNLVTMTTAPRGLQSGDRATWFGLYYNISGAGYYLNPVGLELLVDHKALDPTGWTIQKVFFQGRYYESLAQLEEEFEAGRVNVVVVPDNGTGASWSLKSPVPRGLSPPLQFHPQGPRFIVQGSRVASSLWTFSFGLGAFTGPRIFDIRFQGERLAYEISLQEALAVYGGNTPAAMMTRYMDGSFGMGKYSTPLTRGVDCPYLATYVDWHFLLESQAPKTLHDAFCVFEQNQGLPLRRHHSYFHSHYFGGLQETVLIIRSVSTLLNYDYVWDMVFHPSGAIEVKFHATGYISSAFLFGAARRFGNQVGEHTLGTIHTHSANFKVDLDVGGVENWVWAEDMAYAPSAVPWSPEHQIQRMQVTRKLLETEDQAAFPLGTAPPRYVYLASNHSNKWGHPRGYRIQVVSFPGEPLPQASSMERSLSWARYKLAVTQRKETEPTSTSIFNQNDPWTPSVDFSGFINNETIAGEDLVAWVTPGFLHIPHAEDVPNTVTAGNAAGFLLRPYNFFDYDPSFDSADSVYFRGDQDAGASVTPDTGGTWLCGPQTCWAPVPERRGTAIRDRGVMMVKLFPEDSCFWFCFLAVPNLFRTSQFSPKTLQSFPWEARKKALYGDSPLEAPGQGSCQAYNAMNKAGRGPLAHGHSHTSLPCLSLPSCLTISCSYLFLYPGISLPALKGCSSALMLP, from the exons ATGAACCAGAAGACCACCCTGGTGCTCCTCGCTCTGGCTATCATCACTATCTTTGCCTTGGTGTGTGTCTTGCTAGCTGgcagaggaggagatgggggtgaatccagcctgcctgccttctgcccctCCGTATctcccagtgcccagccctggaCACACCGTGGCCATAGCCAGCTGTTTGCAGACCTGAGCCGAGAAGAGCTGGCAGCTGTGATGAGATTTCTGACCCAGAAGCTGGGGCCAGGACTGGTGGACGCAGCCCAGGCCCAACCCTCAGACAACTGTGTCTTCTCAATAGAGCTGCAGCTGCCCCCCAAGGCTGCAGCCTTGGCCCACCTGGACAAGGGGAGACCCCCGCCTGCCCGGGAGGCACTGGCCATCGTCTTCTTTGGTAGACAGCTCCATCCCAACGTGACTGAGCTGGTGGTGGGACCACTGCCCCACCCCTCTTACATGCGGGATGTGACTGTGCAGCGTAATGGGGGACCCCTGCCCTATCACCGACGCCCTGTGCCCATCCGAGAGTACTTGGACATAGACCACATGATCTTCAACAGAGAGCtgccccaggctgctgggctcCTCCATCACTGCTGCTCCTACAAACGCCAAGGACAGAACCTGGTGACAATGACCACAGCCCCTCGTGGTTTACAGTCAGGGGACCGGGCCACCTGGTTTGGCCTCTACTACAATATCTCAGGAGCTGGGTATTACCTCAATCCTGTGGGGTTGGAACTACTGGTAGACCACAAGGCTCTGGACCCCACCGGCTGGACCATCCAGAAAGTGTTCTTTCAAGGCCGCTACTATGAGAGTCTGGCCCAGCTGGAGGAAGAGTTTGAGGCTGGCCGGGTGAATGTGGTGGTGGTCCCAGACAATGGCACAGGTGCATCCTGGTCCCTGAAATCCCCGGTGCCCCGGGGTCTGTCTCCCCCTCTGCAGTTCCATCCCCAGGGTCCTCGCTTCATTGTCCAGGGGAGTCGAGTGGCCTCCTCATTGTGGACTTTCTCTTTTGGCCTTGGAGCTTTCACTGGCCCAAGGATCTTTGACATCCGCTTCCAGGGAGAACGTTTAGCTTACGAGATCAGCCTCCAGGAGGCCTTGGCCGTCTACGGTGGAAATACCCCAGCAGCAATGATGACCCGCTATATGGACGGCAGCTTTGGCATGGGCAAGTACTCCACACCTCTGACCCGTGGGGTGGACTGCCCCTATCTGGCCACCTACGTGGACTGGCACTTCCTTCTGGAGTCCCAAGCCCCCAAGACACTACACGATGCCTTCTGTGTGTTTGAGCAGAACCAGGGCCTCCCACTGAGGCGACACCACTCATATTTTCACTCCCACTATTTTGGGGGCCTTCAGGAGACTGTGCTGATCATCAGATCTGTGTCCACCTTGCTCAATTATGACTACGTGTGGGATATGGTCTTCCATCCCAGTGGGGCCATAGAAGTCAAATTCCATGCCACGGGCTACATCAGCTCAGCGTTCCTCTTTGGTGCTGCCCGAAGATTCGGAAACCAGGTTGGGGAGCACACGCTGGGCACCATCCACACCCACAGTGCCAACTTCAAGGTGGATCTGGATGTGGGAG GAGTGGAGAACTGGGTCTGGGCTGAAGATATGGCTTATGCCCCCTCGGCGGTACCCTGGAGTCCTGAGCACCAGATACAGAGAATGCAGGTGACTCGGAAGTTGCTGGAGACGGAAGACCAGGCTGCCTTCCCCCTGGGAACTGCCCCGCCTCGCTACGTGTACCTGGCCAGCAACCACAGCAACAAGTGGGGCCACCCTCGGGGCTACCGCATCCAGGTGGTCAGCTTTCCTGGGGAGCCGCTGCCCCAGGCCAGCTCCATGGAGAGAAGCCTCAGCTGGGCGAG GTACAAGCTGGCCGTGAcccagaggaaggagacagagccCACCAGCACCAGCATCTTCAATCAGAATGACCCCTGGACCCCCTCTGTGGACTTCTCTGGCTTCATCAACAACGAGACTATTGCTGGAGAG GACCTGGTGGCCTGGGTGACACCTGGTTTCCTGCACATCCCGCATGCAGAGGACGTCCCCAACACGGTGACTGCAGGGAATGCCGCAGGCTTCCTCCTCAGACCCTACAACTTCTTTGACTACGACCCCTCCTTTGATTCTGCTGACTCTGTCTACTTCCGGGGGGACCAGGATGCTGGGGCCT CTGTGACACCTGACACAGGGGGCACTTGGCTTTGTGGACCCCAGACCTGCTGGGCTCCTGTCCCTGAGAGGAGAGGAACGGCCATTCGGGACCGTGGAGTGATGATGGTTAAGCTTTTCCCAGAAGACtcctgtttttggttttgctttttggctGTCCCAAACCTTTTTAGGACATCCCAATTCTCTCCTAAGACTCTCCAGTCCTTCCCTTGGGAGGCAAGGAAGAAGGCTCTCTATGGGGATAGCCCCCTagaggccccagggcagggtTCCTGCCAGGCCTATAACGCCATGaataaagctggaagaggccCCTTGGCCCATGGTCACTCTCATACTAgtcttccttgtctctctcttccttcttgccTAACCATCTCCTGTTCCTACCTGTTCTTATATCCTGGGatttccctcccagccctgaagGGATGTTCCTCTGCCCTGATGCTCCCCTAG
- the LOC102514422 gene encoding membrane primary amine oxidase isoform X1 — MNQKTTLVLLALAIITIFALVCVLLAGRGGDGGESSLPAFCPSVSPSAQPWTHRGHSQLFADLSREELAAVMRFLTQKLGPGLVDAAQAQPSDNCVFSIELQLPPKAAALAHLDKGRPPPAREALAIVFFGRQLHPNVTELVVGPLPHPSYMRDVTVQRNGGPLPYHRRPVPIREYLDIDHMIFNRELPQAAGLLHHCCSYKRQGQNLVTMTTAPRGLQSGDRATWFGLYYNISGAGYYLNPVGLELLVDHKALDPTGWTIQKVFFQGRYYESLAQLEEEFEAGRVNVVVVPDNGTGASWSLKSPVPRGLSPPLQFHPQGPRFIVQGSRVASSLWTFSFGLGAFTGPRIFDIRFQGERLAYEISLQEALAVYGGNTPAAMMTRYMDGSFGMGKYSTPLTRGVDCPYLATYVDWHFLLESQAPKTLHDAFCVFEQNQGLPLRRHHSYFHSHYFGGLQETVLIIRSVSTLLNYDYVWDMVFHPSGAIEVKFHATGYISSAFLFGAARRFGNQVGEHTLGTIHTHSANFKVDLDVGGVENWVWAEDMAYAPSAVPWSPEHQIQRMQVTRKLLETEDQAAFPLGTAPPRYVYLASNHSNKWGHPRGYRIQVVSFPGEPLPQASSMERSLSWARYKLAVTQRKETEPTSTSIFNQNDPWTPSVDFSGFINNETIAGEDLVAWVTPGFLHIPHAEDVPNTVTAGNAAGFLLRPYNFFDYDPSFDSADSVYFRGDQDAGACEINPLACLPKADACAPHFPAFSHAGFAHN; from the exons ATGAACCAGAAGACCACCCTGGTGCTCCTCGCTCTGGCTATCATCACTATCTTTGCCTTGGTGTGTGTCTTGCTAGCTGgcagaggaggagatgggggtgaatccagcctgcctgccttctgcccctCCGTATctcccagtgcccagccctggaCACACCGTGGCCATAGCCAGCTGTTTGCAGACCTGAGCCGAGAAGAGCTGGCAGCTGTGATGAGATTTCTGACCCAGAAGCTGGGGCCAGGACTGGTGGACGCAGCCCAGGCCCAACCCTCAGACAACTGTGTCTTCTCAATAGAGCTGCAGCTGCCCCCCAAGGCTGCAGCCTTGGCCCACCTGGACAAGGGGAGACCCCCGCCTGCCCGGGAGGCACTGGCCATCGTCTTCTTTGGTAGACAGCTCCATCCCAACGTGACTGAGCTGGTGGTGGGACCACTGCCCCACCCCTCTTACATGCGGGATGTGACTGTGCAGCGTAATGGGGGACCCCTGCCCTATCACCGACGCCCTGTGCCCATCCGAGAGTACTTGGACATAGACCACATGATCTTCAACAGAGAGCtgccccaggctgctgggctcCTCCATCACTGCTGCTCCTACAAACGCCAAGGACAGAACCTGGTGACAATGACCACAGCCCCTCGTGGTTTACAGTCAGGGGACCGGGCCACCTGGTTTGGCCTCTACTACAATATCTCAGGAGCTGGGTATTACCTCAATCCTGTGGGGTTGGAACTACTGGTAGACCACAAGGCTCTGGACCCCACCGGCTGGACCATCCAGAAAGTGTTCTTTCAAGGCCGCTACTATGAGAGTCTGGCCCAGCTGGAGGAAGAGTTTGAGGCTGGCCGGGTGAATGTGGTGGTGGTCCCAGACAATGGCACAGGTGCATCCTGGTCCCTGAAATCCCCGGTGCCCCGGGGTCTGTCTCCCCCTCTGCAGTTCCATCCCCAGGGTCCTCGCTTCATTGTCCAGGGGAGTCGAGTGGCCTCCTCATTGTGGACTTTCTCTTTTGGCCTTGGAGCTTTCACTGGCCCAAGGATCTTTGACATCCGCTTCCAGGGAGAACGTTTAGCTTACGAGATCAGCCTCCAGGAGGCCTTGGCCGTCTACGGTGGAAATACCCCAGCAGCAATGATGACCCGCTATATGGACGGCAGCTTTGGCATGGGCAAGTACTCCACACCTCTGACCCGTGGGGTGGACTGCCCCTATCTGGCCACCTACGTGGACTGGCACTTCCTTCTGGAGTCCCAAGCCCCCAAGACACTACACGATGCCTTCTGTGTGTTTGAGCAGAACCAGGGCCTCCCACTGAGGCGACACCACTCATATTTTCACTCCCACTATTTTGGGGGCCTTCAGGAGACTGTGCTGATCATCAGATCTGTGTCCACCTTGCTCAATTATGACTACGTGTGGGATATGGTCTTCCATCCCAGTGGGGCCATAGAAGTCAAATTCCATGCCACGGGCTACATCAGCTCAGCGTTCCTCTTTGGTGCTGCCCGAAGATTCGGAAACCAGGTTGGGGAGCACACGCTGGGCACCATCCACACCCACAGTGCCAACTTCAAGGTGGATCTGGATGTGGGAG GAGTGGAGAACTGGGTCTGGGCTGAAGATATGGCTTATGCCCCCTCGGCGGTACCCTGGAGTCCTGAGCACCAGATACAGAGAATGCAGGTGACTCGGAAGTTGCTGGAGACGGAAGACCAGGCTGCCTTCCCCCTGGGAACTGCCCCGCCTCGCTACGTGTACCTGGCCAGCAACCACAGCAACAAGTGGGGCCACCCTCGGGGCTACCGCATCCAGGTGGTCAGCTTTCCTGGGGAGCCGCTGCCCCAGGCCAGCTCCATGGAGAGAAGCCTCAGCTGGGCGAG GTACAAGCTGGCCGTGAcccagaggaaggagacagagccCACCAGCACCAGCATCTTCAATCAGAATGACCCCTGGACCCCCTCTGTGGACTTCTCTGGCTTCATCAACAACGAGACTATTGCTGGAGAG GACCTGGTGGCCTGGGTGACACCTGGTTTCCTGCACATCCCGCATGCAGAGGACGTCCCCAACACGGTGACTGCAGGGAATGCCGCAGGCTTCCTCCTCAGACCCTACAACTTCTTTGACTACGACCCCTCCTTTGATTCTGCTGACTCTGTCTACTTCCGGGGGGACCAGGATGCTGGGGCCTGTGAGATCAACCCCCTGGCTTGCCTTCCCAAGGCTGATGCCTGTGCCCCCCacttccctgccttctcccacGCAGGCTTCGCTCATAACTAG